The proteins below come from a single Aquarana catesbeiana isolate 2022-GZ linkage group LG12, ASM4218655v1, whole genome shotgun sequence genomic window:
- the LOC141114545 gene encoding E3 SUMO-protein ligase ZBED1-like, producing MAEGDQKDREIKNAPSFLKANIWAHFGFYEHEQTSGKLELDKSYAVCKACHTKIKYLGNTTNMRNHASRFHSEMLTPATTTTNAAKSIDRAQPRIDAILSTLPPNSEKGKRITKAVAAFIAKDLRPYSVVENTGFRYLLKTIEPRYKIPSLSHFTENVIPALYHETKAQIIVSMSQASRVAITCDSWTSVTTESYVTITAHYVKEWKILSHVLQTRAIYESHTGAHLAELLSRVVEEWQLPDKSVVLVTDNASNMIVAAQVGKFPHVKCFAHTLNLASQRALKVATLSRLLGRVRRISTFFHRSTRASHCLKEKQKCLGLKNHKLITDVPTRWNSAYDMVERFLEQQPAVCATLLSPEVRRGESDLCTLNETDVSNAEDAVRALKPMKDATMLMSEERNPTVSLIAPLNAQLLQSMTDTMGDTPMIHEIKNAIRTDLQKRYSSEAEKKILHTASVLDPRFKGLPFILTEEERLEIYKGVTEEAASLEITSRRTHEEEDQVPLPRRKETLEEEESSPVEDNHSPSPPKRKARSLLMSLLGQSFTDTEGTIEPKTPYAKAEEEMEKYCKAPPLPLTEDPLNWWCEHEVIFPLLSQLSKQYLCIPGTSVSAERVFSTAGDVVTAKRSALKPEHVDQLVFLQKNLHIPKS from the exons atggcagaaggagACCAAAAAGACAGAGAGATAAAAAATGCACCTAGCTTTTTAAAAGCAAACATCTGGGCACATTTTGGCTTTTATGAACATGAACAAACAAGTGGGAAGCTTGAATTGGACAAGTCATATGCCGTGTGTAAAGCCTGTCAcacaaaaattaaatatctagggaatACTACTAATATGAGAAACCACGCTAGCCGTTTTCACTCAGAGATGCTAAcacctgccaccaccaccaccaatgccgCCAAGTCAATAGACCGAGCTCAGCCAAGAATTGATGCAATACTCTCAACTTTGCCGCCCAACTCTGAAAAGGGGAAGAGAATAACAAAAGCTGTGGCAGCTTTCATAGCTAAGGACCTTCGCCCTTACTCTGTTGTGGAGAACACTGGGTTTCGCTACCTGTTGAAGACGATAGAGCCGCGTTACAAGATCCCATCACtaagtcactttacagaaaatgttatacctgcactctaccacgaaaCTAAAGCTCAGATAATTGTGTCAATGAGCCAAGCAAGTCGAGTCGCAATAACGTGTGATTCATGGACTTCAGTCACGACAGAGTCTTATGTTACAATAACAGCACATTACGTTAAGGAGTGGAAGATCTTGTCGCATGTGCTGCAAACGAGAGCCATTTATGagtctcacacaggtgctcatcTGGCAGAGCTACTGTCTCGTGTTGTGGAAGAATGGCAACTGCCTGATAAATCTGTAGTGCTTGTGACCGACAACGCGTCAAACATGATTGTTGCAGCTCAAGTTGGCAAATTCCCCCATGTGAAATGCTTCGCCCATACACTAAACCTTGCATCCCAGCGAGCGCTGAAAGTGGCCACACTCTCCAGGCTTCTTGGCAGAGTGCGACGGATATCCACATTCTTTCACCGCAGCACTAGAGCAAGCCACTGTCTAAAAGAGAAACAGAAATGTCTTGGCCTGAAGAATCATAAGCTGATAACTGATGTGCCAACAAGATGGAACAGCGCATATGACATGGTCGAGAGGTTCTTAGAACAACAACCTGCAGTCTGTGCCACCTTGCTGTCTCCAGAAGTCAGAAGAGGAGAGTCCGATCTCTGCACTCTCAATGAAACAGATGTGTCAAATGCAGAGGATGCTGTGCGTGCATTAAAGCCAATGAAGGATGCAACCATGCTGATGTCAGAAGAGCGCAATCCAACAGTTTCTCTCATTGCCCCTCTAAATGCACAACTCctccagagcatgacagacacCATGGGAGACACACCCATGATCCATGAGATCAAGAATGCCATCAGAACAGATCTTCAGAAGAGGTACAGCAGTGAGGCAGAGAAGAAGATCCTACATACAGCCTCTGTACTGGATCCTCGCTTTAAGGGACTGCCTTTTATCCTCACAGAGGAGGAGAGATTGGAGATATACAAAGGAGTGACTGAGGAGGCTGCATCCTTGGAG ATTACATCTAGGAGGACACATGAGGAGGAGGATCAAGTGCCACTGCCAAGAAGAAAAGAAACTCTGGAAGAAGAAGAAAGTTCACCCGTCGAGGAcaaccattctccatctcctcccaaAAGAAAGGCCAGATCGCTACTCATGAGTTTGCTGGGACAGTCTTTCACTGACACTGAAGGTACAATAGAACCCAAGACCCCCTATGCCAAGGCTGAAGAGGAAATGGAAAAATATTGTAAAGCCCCACCTCTGCCTCTCACTGAGGACCCCTTGAACTGGTGGTGTGAGCATGAGGTCATATTTCCCCTCCTTTCCCAGCTGTCAAAGCAATACTTGTGTATCCCAGGCACAAGCGTGTCTGCAGAGCgggttttctccactgcaggagatGTGGTAACTGCAAAAAGAAGCGCACTCAAACCAGAGCATGTGGATCAACTAGTGTTCTTACAGAAAAATCTACACATTCCCAAATCCTGA